Proteins encoded within one genomic window of Haematobia irritans isolate KBUSLIRL chromosome 5, ASM5000362v1, whole genome shotgun sequence:
- the LOC142238206 gene encoding protein HID1 — MGNTDSKLNFRKSIVQLTQKNQKIDHDDPFWEQFWCGHQTSLEDVFALVTASEIRTIRNDNPANLATLCYKAVEKLAEAVDSSCRTQAEQSCVLNCVRLLIRVMPYIFEDDKWRHFFWSSLPAQDKSRGEEGASEASTRENEQLGNQNQTIPLAQSLLNAVCDLLFCPDFTVTAATRRPGPEKAEELANIDSCEYIWEAGVGFAHSPPKNTNMERRRTELLKLLLTCFSEPMYRAPQPSDEPNKWIAYFTSADNRHALPLFTSFLNTVCAYDPVGFGVPYNHLLFTDTTEALVEACLQILIVTLDHDMIVQQQHQLELQRHGKAGAGPNPYDDVCGDNLFINYLSRVHRDEDFHFILKGITRLLNNPLVQNYLPNSTKRLHCHQELLILFWKICDYNKKFLYFVLKSSDVLDILIPILYHLNYSRADQSKVGLMHIGVFILLLLSGERNFGVRLNKPYTATVPMDIPVFTGTHADLLITVFHKIIATGHQRLQPLFDCLLTILVNVSPYLKTLSMVASVKLLHLLEAFSTPWFLLSAPSNHHLVFFLLEIFNNIIQYQFDGNSNLVYTIIRKRHVFHAMANLPSDMAGIAKCLSGRKVGKFNLPPVRQKRITTVVQNFNNQLPDCEEEDDDEDEDGDVADNAANNGPHCNSNVESETESQQQTAEEQMEGAFPAMPAEPGTLKASLPETPALHQMTEREQAHPGSNAADETPTIDGTSDIVGFDKTNEKSPTKSPTNSPNGNVERDEKTISRLSVAHRSSIRMVHQPSMEVWTPTPEWIVSWRSKLPLQTIMRLLQVLVPQVEKICIDKGLTDESEILKFLQHGTLVGLLPVPHPILIRKYQANAGTTAWFRTYIWGVIYLRNVEPAIWYDTEVKLFEIQRV, encoded by the exons ATGGGGAACACCGACTCTAAACTTAACTTTCGCAAATCTATCGTGCAGCTTACTCAGAAGAATCAAAAGATCGATCATGATGACCCATTCTGGGAGCAGTTCTGGTGTGGTCATCAAACATCATTAGAAGATGTATTCGCCTTGGTGACTGCATCGGAGATACGTACCATACGCAATGATAATCCGGCCAATTTAGCTACACTTTGTTATAAGGCTGTTGAAAAACTTGCGGAGGCGGTGGATAGCAGTTGTCGTACACAGGCAGAACAGTCTTGTGTTTTGAATTGTGTGCGTTTGTTGATACGTGTTATGCCCTACATATTCGAGGATGATAAATGGCGTCATTTCTTTTGGAGTAGTTTGCCTGCCCAGGATAAGTCTCGCGGTGAAGAGGGGGCTAGCGAAGCCAGTACTAGGGAGAATGAGCAATTGGGAAACCAAAATCAAACTATTCCTTTGGCCCAGAGTCTATTGAATGCAGTGTGTGATTTGCTTTTCTGTCCAGATTTTACAGTGACTGCGGCTACCAGACGTCCAGGCCCAGAGAAAGCTGAAGAATTGGCCAATATCGATAGTTgcgaatatatatgggaggcagGTGTGGGCTTTGCCCATTCCCCACCCAAAAATACAAATATGGAGCGAAGGCGTACGGAATTGCTAAAATTGTTGTTGACATGTTTCTCGGAACCTATGTACAGAGCTCCCCAGCCCTCAGATGAGCCCAATAAATGGATAGCCTACTTCACATCGGCTGACAATCGTCATGCACTGCCTTTATTTACTTCCTTTTTGAACACAGTCTGCGCATACGATCCTGTAGGTTTTGGTGTTCCCTATAACCatcttttattcactgataccaCTGAGGCTTTGGTGGAGGCCTGCCTTCAAATACTGATTGTTACCCTAGATCATGATATGATTGTTCAGCAACAACATCAATTGGAGCTACAAAGGCATGGGAAGGCAGGAGCGGGGCCAAATCCCTATGATGATGTGTGTGGCGATAATCTGTTCATCAATTATTTGTCGCGGGTCCATCGAGATGAagatttccattttattttaaagggcATTACCCGCTTGCTAAATAATCCATTGGTCCAAAATTATTTGCCCAACTCAACGAAACGTTTACATTGTCATCAAGAGCTATTGATTTTATTCTGGAAGATATGTGACTAcaacaaaaaattcctatattttGTTTTGAAGAGTTCGGATGTATTGGATATTCTTATACCCATACTGTATCATTTGAATTACTCTAGGGCCGATCAATCAAAAGTTGGTCTAATGCATATTGGTGTTTTCATTTTGCTGTTGTTATCAG GTGAACGTAATTTTGGTGTGCGCTTAAATAAACCCTACACAGCAACTGTGCCGATGGATATCCCCGTTTTTACGGGTACTCATGCCGATCTTTTGATTACCGTATTTCATAAAATCATAGCTACGGGCCATCAACGTTTGCAGCCATTGTTTGATTGTTTGCTAACGATTTTGGTTAATGTTTCGCCCtacttgaaaactttgtcaatggtGGCCAGTGTGAAACTTTTGCATTTATTAGAGGCTTTTAGTACTCCATGGTTTTTACTCTCAGCTCCAAGTAATCATCATTTGGTATTTTTCTTACTGGAGATCTTCAACAACATTATACAGTACCAGTTTGATGGAAATTCCAATTTAGTTTATACCATAATACGCAAACGTCATGTATTCCATGCTATGGCAAATTTGCCCTCCGATATGGCGGGTATTGCAAAATGTTTAAGTGGTCGTAAAgtgggaaaatttaatttgcccCCAGTTAGACAAAAGAGGATAACAACTGTAGTCCAGAATTTTAACAATCAATTACCAGATTGTGAGGAAGAAGATGATGACGAGGATGAAGATGGAGATGTAGCAGATAATGCGGCGAATAACGGGCCCCATTGTAATAGCAATGTTGAGTCGGAAACAGAATCACAACAGCAAACTGCAGAAGAGCAAATGGAGGGAGCTTTTCCAGCTATGCCTGCAGAACCTGGTACTTTGAAGGCTTCCCTTCCCGAGACACCAGCCTTACATCAAATGACTGAAAGAGAACAGGCCCATCCTGGCAGCAATGCTGCAGATGAAACTCCCACCATTGATGGTACTTCCGATATAGTTGGTTTCGATAAAACCAATGAAAAATCTCCAACGAAATCGCCAACGAATAGCCCGAATGGAAATGTGGAACGGGATGAGAAAACAATCAGTCGTCTTTCGGTGGCCCATCGTAGTAGTATCCGTATGGTACATCAGCCATCGATGGAGGTGTGGACCCCTACCCCTGAGTGGATTGTTTCATGGCGTTCGAAACTACCTTTGCAAACAATTATGCGTTTGCTACAGGTTCTAGTGCCCCAAGTTGAAAAAATATGCATAGATAAAGGACTAACAGATGAAtcagaaatattgaaatttctaCAACATGGTACATTAGTGGGCCTTCTGCCCGTTCCACATCCCATACTTATTAGGAAATACCAAGCAAATGCAGGCACCACTGCATGGTTCCGTACTTACATATGGGGAGTGATCTATTTGCGGAATGTGGAACCAGCAATTTGGTATGACACAGAAGTTAAGCTATTCGAAATCCAAAGAGTCTAA
- the mIF3 gene encoding mitochondrial translation initiation factor 3, with protein MAFLLKNSIRYVTTNCLIRPQRATANNYATISSGFYQRANVGDKQGSDSTKETAQKKSKSSIKITLIQNQNLTVTALEEARNLAKRRSMHLVQVQKMDNKTQRPVYKLVSSAEHLQQELSELKGQDKDGGASDKAGQKKSEKALNIGSRISEHDLSSRLKNISKWLEKRHEVRILIQGTEGDMANSEKIFKTIEEFVKSPEIIGKIVQKRNKGSVIKFNILPVTKTNEKSSTTAANQ; from the exons ATGgcctttttactaaaaaattcaataagaTACGTAACAACGAATTGCCTGATAAGACCACAAAGGGCAACTGCTAACAATTATGCCACAATATCATCAGGATTCTATCAAAGGGCAAATGTGGGAGATAAACAAGGTTCTGATAGCACCAAAGAAACAGCACAAAAGAAATCAAAATCATCCATAAAAATTACCCtcatacaaaatcaaaatttaaccgtTACAGCTTTGGAGGAAGCCCGAAACTTGGCCAAACGTAGGTCCATGCATTTGGTACAGGTGCAAAAGATGGACAATAAGACGCAACGGCCGGTATATAA ATTGGTTTCATCAGCAGAGCATTTACAGCAAGAACTATCCGAATTGAAGGGCCAAGATAAAGATGGAGGAGCTTCCGATAAAGCAGGCCAgaaaaaatcggaaaaagctTTGAATATTGGTTCACGTATATCGGAACATGATTTGTCTTCTcgccttaaaaatatttcaaaatggtTAGAGAAACGTCATGAAGTTCGTATTCTTATACAGGGTACCGAGGGTGATATGGCTaatagtgaaaaaattttcaaaactattGAGGAATTTGTCAAATCTCCAgaaattattggaaaaattgtacaaaaacgcAATAAAGGTAGTGTCATCAAATTCAATATTCTTCCAGTAACCAAAACCAATGAGAAGTCATCTACCACGGCAGCAAATCAATGA